In a single window of the Lynx canadensis isolate LIC74 chromosome E2, mLynCan4.pri.v2, whole genome shotgun sequence genome:
- the SPRED3 gene encoding sprouty-related, EVH1 domain-containing protein 3, translated as MVQVRAVVMARDDSSGGWLPVGGGGLSQVSVCRVRGARPEGGARQGHYVIHGERLRDQKTTLECTLRPGLVYNKVNPIFHHWSLGDCKFGLTFQSPAEADEFQKSLLAALAALGRGSLTPSSSSSSSSPSQDTAETPCPLTSHVDSESSSSHSHQETPPTAAAATIITVESASGFGPATSPQRRRSSAQSYPPLLPFTGIPEPSEPLAGVGGPGWGGRGYEDYRRAGPPPPLALSTCVVRFAKTGALRGAALGPPTALPAPLAEAAPPAPPARPPPGPGPAPAPAKASPEAEEAARCVHCRALFRRRADGRGGRCAEAPDPGRLLVRRLSCLWCAESLLYHCLSDAEGDFSDPCACEPGHPRPAARWAALAALSLAVPCLCCYAPLRACHWVAARCGCAGCGGRHEEAAR; from the exons ATGGTTCAGGTCCGAGCCGTGGTGATGGCCCGAGATGACTCCAGTGGGGGCTGGCTgcctgtggggggcgggggcctcAGCCAGGTGAGCGTTTGTCGGGTCCGAGGGGCCAGGCCCGAGGGGGGGGCCCGCCAGGGGCACTACGTCATCCACGGGGAGCGCCTTCGGGACCAGAAA aCCACCTTGGAGTGTACCCTGAGGCCAGGCTTGGTTTACAACAAGGTGAACCCCATCTTCCATCACTGGAGCCTGGGCGACTGCAAGTTTGGGCTGACGTTTCAGAGTCCCGCAGAAGCGGACGAGTTCCAGAAGAGCCTGCTGGCTGCACTGGCTGCACTGGGGCGAG gCTCGCtcaccccctcttcctcctcctcttcctcctccccttcccaggaCACCGCAGAGACTCCCTGCCCTCTGACG TCCCATGTGGACAGCGAGTCCTCCTCCAGTCACAGCCACCAGGAGACGCCTCCCACTGCCGCGGCGGCCACTATCATCACTGTGGAGTCAGCTTCTGGCTTCGGGCCGGCCACGTCCCCCCAGCGCCGGCGCTCCTCCGCTCAG AGCTACCCTCCGCTCCTACCGTTCACGGGGATTCCGGAGCCCTCAGAGCCCCTGGCCGGGGTAGGGGGCCCGGGCTGGGGCGGCCGTGGCTATGAGGATTATCGGCGCGCTGGGccgcccccacccctcgcccTGTCCACCTGCGTCGTGCGCTTCGCCAAGACCGGCGCGTTGAGGGGTGCAGCCCTGGGGCCTCCCACCGCGCTACCCGCCCCTCTCGCCGAGGCTGCGCCCCCAGCTCCCCCGGCTCGCCCACCACCCGGCCCCGGCCCTGCCCCTGCGCCGGCCAAGGCCTCCCCGGAGGCAGAGGAGGCGGCGCGCTGCGTGCACTGCCGTGCGCTCTTCCGCCGCCGAGCTGACGGGCGTGGTGGCCGCTGCGCGGAGGCCCCGGACCCGGGTCGCCTGCTGGTGCGCCGGCTCAGTTGCCTGTGGTGCGCCGAGAGCTTGCTCTACCACTGCCTGTCAGACGCCGAGGGCGACTTCTCGGACCCGTGCGCCTGCGAGCCGGGCCACCCGCGTCCCGCCGCGCGCTGGGCCGCGCTGGCCGCCCTCTCCCTGGCGGTGCCCTGCCTCTGCTGCTATGCGCCCCTGCGCGCATGCCACTGGGTCGCGGCACGATGTGGCTGCGCTGGCTGCGGGGGTCGCCACGAGGAGGCGGCGCGGTGA
- the FAM98C gene encoding protein FAM98C, with product MEGAEAEAREWVAVARDLQALGYEGFSGATSLGTSCPDFRALCARLAAELATLGALEREREESAEVLRAGDGPGAEEEFLRQLADLLRELHCPDRALCGGDCAAALRERGACLRLLRFLCSELQAARLLRLYPRLDSSPAPPCGEGAEEGDDVVQELVLTFQALGLPRPTPGTAASRLLWELHDKISELLPSLPPGFLQPLLSNPLDAPRWEALESLCQRLRDQYCCRRCLLLKRLDLTTSAFHWSDRAEAQGEAMKVVLIPIREALSPESDVSIAHVLAARADLSRLVPATSKAARRGTCCAINKVLMGNVPDRGGRPNELEAPMPSWQSRREDGGGRKAGRQSWGRKKKKK from the exons ATGGAGGGGGCGGAGGCGGAAGCGCGGGAGTGGGTCGCTGTGGCCCGGGACCTGCAAGCCTTAGG GTATGAGGGTTTCTCGGGGGCGACGTCGCTGGGCACCTCGTGTCCAGACTTCAGGGCGCTGTGCGCGCGGCTGGCGGCGGAGCTGGCCACTCTGGGCGCCCTGGAGCGGGAGCGGGAGGAGAGCGCGGAGGTGCTGAGGGCCGGCGACG GCCCCGGCGCAGAGGAGGAATTCCTGCGACAGTTGGCCGACCTGCTGCGGGAGTTGCATTGCCCGGACCGCGCGCTCTGCGGCGGAGACTGCGCGGCCGCGCTGCGGGAGCGCGGCGCGTGCCTGCGCCTGCTGC gcTTTCTCTGTTCAGAACTGCAGGCTGCCCGCCTCCTCCGTCTGTACCCGCGGCTGGATTCCAGCCCCGCACCGccctgtggggaaggggcagaggagggagatgaCGTGGTTCAGGAACTGGTCCTTACCTTCCAAGCTCTAGGGCTGCCCAGACCTACGCCTGGGACCGCTGCCAGCCGGCTGCTGTGGGAGTTGCATGACAAG ATCTCTGAGCTgctgccttccctgcccccaggatTCCTGCAGCCCCTCCTCAGCAACCCGCTGGACGCACCCAGATGG GAGGCATTGGAGTCTCTGTGCCAAAGGCTGAGAGATCAGTACTGCTGTCGCCGCTGCCTTCTCCTCAAGCGCCTGGACCTCACAACATCTGCCTTCCACTGGAGCGATCGGGCAGAG gcccaagGAGAAGCCATGAAGGTAGTGCTGATCCCAATTCGAGAGGCTCTGAGCCCAGAATCAGATGTCTCCATCGCACATGTCCTGGCTGCCCGAGCGGACCTGTCTCGTCTTGTCCCAGCCACCAGCAAGGCTGCCCGCCGAGGGACCTGCTGTGCCATCAACAAG GTGCTTATGGGCAACGTGCCAGACCGAGGGGGCCGTCCAAATGAGCTGGAGGCTCCCATGCCCAGCTGGCAAAGCAGAAGAGAGGACGGAGGTGGGCGGAAGGCAGGCCGCCAGAGCTGGGGTcgcaagaagaagaagaagtaa
- the RASGRP4 gene encoding RAS guanyl-releasing protein 4 isoform X7: MVLATHSWVLPSTHLAARLLTLYQEATGDTQELRRLQICHLVRYWLTQHPETVHQEPQLEEVIGRFWATVEQEGNSAQRSLGDSSTLLSPGGPGPPPPLSSPGLGKKRKVSLLFDHLETEELAQHLTYLEFRSFQAITPQDLRGYVLQGSVRGCPALEGSVGLSNSVSRWVQVMVLSRPGPAQRAQVLDKFIHVAQRLHQLQNFNTLMAVTGGLCHSAISRLKDSHAHLSPDSTKALLELSELLAAHNNYARYRRTWADCTGFRLPVLGVHLKDLVSLHEAQPDRLPDGRLHLPKLNNLYLRLQELAALQRQHPPCSANEDLLHLLTLSLDLFYTEDEIYELSYAREPRCPKSLPPSPFKAPLVVEWAPGVTPKPDRVTLGQHVEQLVESVFKNYDPEGRGTISQEDFERFSGNFPFACHGLHPPPRPGNGSFTREELTAYLLRASAICSKLGLAFLHTFHEVTFRKPTFCDSCSGFLWGVTKQGYRCRDCGLCCHKHCRDRVKVECKKRPGAKGDVSPPGAPGPPTPAPHASCGKTQGVAVPGRGPGGWGLTSRSQGPSRRNHATHAHHPTNRHRGQSLLHTIPGARDGAPSSPCLDSDRAPAPFLGTTDGEEGLPPYRQLDTGETRPFAWGNQGRFGKA, translated from the exons GTACTGGCTGACCCAACACCCGGAGACAGTGCATCAAGAGCCTCAGCTAGAAGAGGTTATCGGGCGCTTCTGGGCCACTGTGGAGCAGGAGGGCAACTCTGCCCAGAGGAGCCTGGGAGACTCCTCCACCCT CCTGAGCCCCGGGGGCCctggccccccgccccctctgagCAGCCCAGGCCTCGGCAAAAAGCGCAAAGTGTCCTTGCTCTTCGACCACCTGGAGACGGAGGAGCTGGCTCAGCATCTCACTTACCTGGAGTTTCGCTCCTTCCAGGCTATCACG ccccaggatcTGCGGGGCTACGTTTTGCAGGGCTCCGTGCGGGGCTGCCCGGCCCTGGAGGGATCCGTAGGCCTCAGCAACAGCGTGTCCCGCTGGGTGCAGGTCATGGTGCTGAGCCGTCCCGGGCCGGCACAGCGCGCGCAGGTGCTGGACAAGTTCATCCACGTGGCACAG AGGCTCCACCAGCTACAGAATTTCAACACACTGATGGCGGTCACGGGGGGCCTGTGTCACAGTGCCATCTCCAGACTCAAGGACTCCCATGCTCATCTGAGCCCTGACAGCACCAAG gcccTGCTAGAACTGTCTGAGCTCCTGGCTGCCCACAACAACTACGCCCGTTACCGCCGTACCTGGGCTGACTGCACGGGCTTCCGGCTGCCGGTACTGGGCGTGCACCTCAAAGACCTGGTGTCCCTGCATGAGGCACAGCCCGACAGGTTGCCAGACGGCCGCCTGCACCTCCCCAAACTCAACAACCTCTACCTGCGGCTGCAGGAGCTTGCAGCCCTCCAGAGGCAGCACCCGCCCTGCAGTGCCAATGAGGACCTGCTGCATCTGCTCACG CTTTCCCTGGATCTCTTCTACACGGAGGACGAGATCTATGAGCTTTCTTACGCCCGGGAGCCCCGCTGCCCCAAGAGTCTG ccACCCTCCCCCTTCAAAGCGCCCCTGGTGGTGGAGTGGGCCCCTGGCGTGACACCCAAGCCTGACAGGGTCACCCTGGGTCAGCACGTGGAGCAGCTggtggag TCTGTGTTCAAGAATTATGACCCTGAAGGCCGAGGAACCATCTCTCAGGAGGACTTTGAGCGATTCTCAGGCAACTTCCCCTTCGCCTGCCATGGGCTTCACCCACCGCCCCGCCCGGG GAATGGCTCCTTCACCCGAGAAGAGCTGACGGCGTACCTGCTCCGGGCCAGCGCCATCTGCTCCAAGCTGGGCCTGGCCTTCCTGCACACCTTCCATGAAGTCACCTTCCGCAAGCCCACCTTCTGTGACAGCTGCAGTGGCTTC CTCTGGGGCGTCACCAAGCAAGGCTACCGCTGTCGGG ACTGTGGGCTGTGTTGCCACAAACACTGCAGAGACCGTGTGAAGGTAGAGTGTAAGAAAAGGCCAGGGGCCAAGGGCGATGTGAGCCCCCCTGGAGCCCCTGGCCCACCCACACCAGCTCCCCACGCCAGCTGTGGTAAGACCCAGGGTGTGGCAGTCCCGGGAAGGGGGCCTGGTGGATGGGGATTAACTTCAAGGTCACAAGGCCCTTCCCGTCGTAACCACGCCACCCACGCCCATCACCCCACAAACAGGCACAGAGGACAATCTCTCCTACACACTATCCCTGGAGCCAGAGACGGGGCACCATCTTCGCCATGCTTGGACTCAGACAGAGCCCCCGCACCCTTCCTGGGAACCACAGACGGTGAGGAGGGACTGCCCCCCTACCGCCAGCTGGATACAGGGGAGACCAGGCCATTTGCTTGGGGGAACCAAGGCAGATTTGGAAAAGCATAG